The DNA region CGTGTCCCTCGCCGCCGAGACCACCGGCAGGCTCAGGGGACTGGCGCTGCGCGAGGCACGGGCCGCGCGCGACGCCGTACTGGAGGAGCTGGGACTCACCGAGATCGCCGGACGGCCCCTGAAGAAGCTGTCGGGCGGTCAGCGGCGGCTCGCCTGCTTCGCCGCCACGCTCGTCGGGGAGCGCCCCGTCCTGGTGCTGGACGAGCCGACGACCGGTATGGACCCGGTCGCCCGGCGTGCGGTGTGGTCGGCCGTCGACCGGCGGCGGGCCGAGCACGGCGTGACCGTCCTGCTGGTGACCCACAACGTGATCGAGGCCGAGACGGTCCTGGACCGGGTCGCCGTCATGGAACGCGGCAAGGTCATCGCCTGCGACACCCCCGGCGGGCTCAAGGAACAGGTGGCCGGTGAGGTCAGGGTGGAACTGGTGTGGCGCGAGCGGGCGCCGCTGGACGTCCCCGAGGTGGCCGCGCTGCGCGCCTCGGCGCAGGAGTCGGGGCGCCGGTGGGTACTGCGGCTCGGCCCCGACGAGGCACGGGCGGCGGTCGCCGCGGTGACGGGCGGGGCGGCGTTCTCGTCGCTGGACGACTTCACGCTGGCCACACCCAGCCTCGAGGACGTCTACCTGGCGCTCGGCGGGGACGCCGTCAGGGCGACCGAAGGGCTGGTGAAGGCGTGATCACGCAGGTGTCGAAGCCGAAGGGGAGCAGCGCCAGGTGACGAGCATCGTTCCCGTCGAGCCCGCGGAGAAGGTGGCCGGGCCACAGGCCCGGACCGCCCCGGCCCCGGCCGGCCGGCCGTTCCGTACGACGCCGGCGCCCCTCGCGCCACGGGCCGGGCTGCTGCCCGCGCTGGCCGCCGTCTACCGGGCGCAGCTGTCGCGGGCGAGGGTCGCGCGGATCCCGTTGTTGTTCGTCGCCACCTTCCAGTCCGTCGGGATCATGGTCCTGATGCGCGGGGTCGTCGACGGGGGCGCCGAGGCGCGGGCCGTCGTCGCCGGGTCGAGCGTGCTGGTCGTGGCGTTCGTCGCGCTCAACATGCTCGCCCAGTACTTCGGCCAGTTGCGGGCCGGCGGCGGACTCGACCACTACGCCACCCTGCCGGTGCCGGCGGCCGCGGTGGTCCTGGGGGCGGCGGGGGCGTACGCCTCGTTCACCGTGCCCGGCACGGTCGTCACGGCGGTGGCGGGAAGCGTGCTGTTCGGACTGCCCCTGACACACCTGTGGGTACTCGTCGCCGTCATCCCGCTGGCCGGGGCGGCCCTCTCCGGACTCGGCGCCGCCCTCGGCCTGCTGGCCCCCCGCCAGGAACTGGCCACGCTGCTGGGGCAGCTGGGGATGTCCGCCGCGCTGCTGCTCGGCGTGCTGCCCGCCGAGCGACTGCCCGAGCCGGTCGGCTGGGCGCGCGATCTGCTGCCGTCGACGTACGGGGTCGAGGCGCTCGCCCGGTCGTTCGACGCCCACCCGGACTGGGCGGTCGTCGTCCTCGACCTCGCGGTGTGCGCGGTGGTCGGGGTGGCGTCGCTGGCCGTCGCGACGTGGGCGTACCGGCGGGCGGCGGTGCGCTGACGGCCGAGTCGGGAGCGCCGCGGGCCGGGCGCCCCCAGTGGTTCCCGGCCGGTCCGGTGGGGCGGTCCGCCGGGCCACCTGGCACGATGGCAGCGTGACCGCACCGTTGACGCCGCCGCATCAGCCCGAGCCCCACAACCCCTGGCAGGCCCCGCCGTCGGGGTCCCACGCCGTGCCGGCCGGAAAGGATCCGGCCGACGCGCCGGCCCTCCGCAGGGAGCTGTTGCAGGGCACCGTGATCACGGTCCTGCTGACGGCCGCGGGCCTCGCCCTCGGTCTGCTGTGGCTGGGGCTGGCGCCCCGGGTGCCCCTGATCTCCGACGACACCGCGGTGTTCCTCAAGAACAGCGAGGGCGAGGAGGCCATCGGGGCCGACGGCACGTTCGTGCTGCTCGCGCTGGCGTTCGGCCTCGTGTCGGCCGCCGCGGTCTTCTTCTTCCGCCGGCGCGGGGGCATCCCGCTGGTGGTGGGGCTGGCCCTGGGCGGGCTGCTCGGATCCCTGCTCGCGTGGGGGATCGGCACGTGGTTCGGGCCGACCTCGGACGTGGTGGCCCACGCCAAGGAGGTCGGCAAGGGCGTCACCTTCGACGCGCCGCTGAAGCTGCACGCGGTGGGAGCGGCGATGCTGGCCTGGCCCGTCGCGGCGATGCTCGTGCATCTGGGGCTGACGGCCGCGTTCGGGCCGCGGGACCCTGAGCCGGAGTGGGGGGTTCCTTACGGGGCGGGGTACGGGGGCGGTGTTGGTGCGGGGGATGCGGAGGCGGCGTTCGGGCCCGCGCACGGCTCTGCGCCTGCCGAGCCCGGTGGCGGCGCCGGCGGTGCGGGCGCCGAGCCGGGTCCGGGCGCCGAGGGCGGTGCGGAGGGGCCGGGGCGGAGGTAGCGGTGCGGGCGGGGCGCCTGCGGCGTGCCTCGTCCCCTACCCGTCCCTTCCCGGAACCGGGGCTCCGCCACGGACCCCCGTCCTCAATCGCCGGACGGGCTCGCGTGGCCCATCCCCGAGAGCCGGGGCGGACTTGATCGGGTCGGGGCCGGGCCAAGGGCTCGGCCCCCGAGCCTCGGTCCTGACGCGCCGGGCGGGCTGCGTCCTACGCGCGGCCGATCGGGGCCAGTACCGCGGCCGTCAGGGCGGCCAGGTCGCCAGGGGCGAGTTCGACCTCCAGGCCGCGGCGGCCCGCCGAGACGCAGATCGTGAGGTGGGCGTCCGCCGACGCGTCGAGGACCGTACGCAGGCGCTTGCGCTGCCCCAGGGGGGAGATACCGCCCCGTACGTAACCCGTGGTGCGCTCCGCGGCGGCCGGGTCCGCCATGGCCGCCCGTTTGCCGCCCACGGCCGATGCCAGCGCCTTGAGGTCGAGTGACCCGGCGACCGGCACGACCGCGACGACCAGCTCGCCGTCGACGTCCGCGACCAGGGTCTTGAACACCCGCTCGGGGGCGGTCCCGAGCGCCTCGGCGGCCTCCTCGCCGTAGGACGGGGAAGACGGGTCGTGGTCGTAGGAGTGGACCGTGAACGCGGTGCCGGCCGCGGTCAGGGCGACCGTGGCGGGGGTGCCGCCGGACTGCTGCTTCTTCGTCTTCTTGGCCACCGTGCCGGGTCCTCGCGTCAGTTGGGGTGCGTGGGGGCGCGGGTCAGGTCGAGCGCCGGCAGGGACGGCAGATGCCGGATGACGGCGGTCTCCTTGCGCAGGAGCGTCAGCTCCTCGCGCAGCCGGGTCGCGGTGTCGGGAGCCTGGAGCAGCCGCTGCTTCGTCGGGACGTCGAGTACGGCGGCTGCGGCCACCAGGTACGAGACCACGGACGGGTCGTCCGGCAGGTCGGCACCGGTCGTCAGGGAGCGCTCGTCGGCACCGGCGAGCCGTTTCTGGTAGCTGCGGAAGGCCCGTAGGACGCCTTCGGCGAGGGCTCCCGCCTCGTCGCTCCCGGGGGGCGTGTCGTCGCCCTCGCCGTCCGGGTCCTCCGGCAGCTCCTCGACCTCGGCCACCAGGTACGGGCCGCTCGCGTCGACGGACAGCAGCCTGACCCGGGTGGTGCCGGTCGCCAGGACCTCGAAGCTGCCGTCGGCGCGCTCGCGGATCTTCGCGGCGTCCGCGACGCAGCCCACCCGGTGGAAGGTCTGGATCGGGTCGGGGCCGAAGCCGTCGGCCGGCGCGCGCTCGACCGGTCCCGCGGCGGCGACCGCGTCCGGCATCCCGGTGGCCGTAGGGGCGATCTCGCGGCCGTCGCGGATGGCGACCACGACGAAGCGGCGCGGTTCGTCCTCGTCGATCTCGAGCAGCCCGCGCATCATGGCGCGATAACGCTCCTCGAAGACGTTGAGCGGCAGCACGAGGCCGGGGAACAGCACCGCGTTCAGCGGGAAGAGGGGCAGGCGAGCGGTGGTCACAACGGACAAGCCTAATGGCCGCGGGCCCCGCCGTGTCCTGGCCGTCCGCGCGAGGGCGCGGAAGAGGCCGCCCGGAGCCGCACACCGGCGCGCGTGTCGAGGAACCCGCCGAGCGCGTCCTCGGACACGCGCGCCCACGGGAACGACGTGGCGTAGGGCCCGATCAGCCTGAACTGTTCCAGTGCCTCAACGGCGCGGCCCCGTGCCGCCAGGACGTACGCGAGCAGGTTGCGGGCCTCGGCCGGCCAGGGGTCGCCCGCGGGAAACAGGGCGGAGAACCGGATCGCGAGGTCGGCGGCGGCGTCGATACGGTCCTCCTGCACGGAGGTCCTGCGTCCGGCGGCCCGCTCGTCGCACAGCAGCTCGAAGGCCGCCCGTACGGGGAGCGCCTGCACCAGGGAGTCCGCGGCGGCGTCCTCGGCCGCCCGTTCGGCGAAGTCGAGGCACTCGCGGTGCGAGCCGTACCAGGAGGCCGAGAGGTACTCGAGCGCGGCGAGGTGGCAGCCGTGGTGGTGCGGGGAGCGGCGGACTGCCTGTTCCCACAGCGCACCGAAGACCGTGTGGGTGGCGTGCGTGCCCCGGGCGTGGTCGAGTGCCAGCCGCCAGGGCACCGGGTCCCGGGGATCGGCCTCGGCCGCCGCCGTGATCAGCGGACCGACGTCGCGCAGCAGCTCGGCGTGGGCGGGGGACGCCCAGGCCCGGCGCACGGCCAGCGCGGCCTTGACGAGCAGGGCGTCCGGATCGCGCGGAGCGGCGGCGAGCCAGTCCGTGAGCCACTCGTCGCGGCTGTCGGCGAAGGTGACCAGACGGGTCAGACAGCGGTCCCGGGCCTCCCACTCGGCGGCGTCCCGGGTGACCGCGAGCAGCTTGGCCGCGGGTTCGAAGTCACCCAGGGCGGCCGCCACCAAAGCGGGGGACAGTCGCTCGTCGGGGGCGTCGAGCAGCACCGCGACGTCCGCGGGCAGCCCGGGGGCCAGCTCGGGGCCGTACCGGAACGAGCACGCGGAACGCAGCAGTACGCGGAGGAGAGCCATGGTGCAGACCATTGAAAAGCGCTGGTGGGGACGGCGCCATAGGCGCTCTGTGAAGCTTCTGTAGCGAGTGCGGGGGTTGCCCTGAAAAGGGTCAAGAGAAGGTAAAGGAAGTAGCGGCGGCTGGCTGGAACGCGACTCTCCGCTTGCTGTCTCCCGGCCGCCCGGCCGGGCTTCGGCAGGCTGTTCGGCCCCTGGCACACCGGAATCCGGCCGCGGGACGCGCCTTCCCGGTCAGCCGCGACGCAGCAGCCGGGAGGCGCCGGCCGCCACGGTCGTGGCCAGTATCCATCCCAGCATGACGAGGGCCGCCGCCGCCCACTGCCAGCCGCCCTCCATCCGCCAGTAGCCGTCCTGCCCCAGATTGATCACCGGCACCAGCAGGTCCAGCGCGTACAGCGCGGCGTTCCACTGCGGATACTCCTCCTGCTTGATCGACGCCGGGTGGTGCTGCGAGAAGGCCACCGCCCCCGCCGCCCACAGCACCGCCATCCACACCAGCGCCCGGCCCGGCCGGTAGCCGTACGCCACCGTCCAGTCCTGCAGGTAGCCCCAGATCCTGCCCGCCGGAGGCAGCGTCTCGCGCCTGCGCCGCTGCTTGGCCAGCAGCACCTCGCGGGCGTCCGCGTCCTCGCCGCAGTTGCGGAGCACGGTGGCGAGACGCTCGTACGGCTCCGGTACGTACTCCGGTGTCGCCGCCAGCACCCATTCCAGACGCCGGGAGAGCGGGAAATGGCCGTAGGGGACGAGGTTCTCGTACACGAAACCGCCCATCGCCAGACCGCCGGGCCCCGGCCAGCTGGTCGACACGTCGATCAGCGTGACGACCTTCGCGCCGTTCAGCACGACCCGGCCCTCCAGCGGGCGCTCCGCGTTGAACCGCAGCTCCGGCGTGACGATCCGGCGCAGCGACAGCTCCTCCTGCCCCACCAGCACGAACCGGGCCTTGTGCAGGTCCACCGCGTCCCCGAAGCGCCCGTCGTCGAGCCTTACGGCGCCCCGGCACTCGAAGACCTGCGCCCGGGTCCCGGGGGCCGGGCCCGCTCCGTGGGCGATGCCGTACGGCGGGGTGGTGCCCTGGTTCCCGGTGTCGATGCTCACCCACGCCTCGGTCATGTACAGCGTGCGCTCCACGCTCAGCTGCGGGGCGTTCAGCGCCCGCCGCCCGTCCGTGGCGCGCAGCCGGCTGCCGCGCAGGCTCAGCGAACCGCCGACCTTCGCCCCGCGCAGGCTCAGCTCGCCGCGTGTGTCGATCATCTCGGCCTGCAGGTCCTGGGCGACACACATCCCGTCACCGACGAAGGCACGGCCCCGCCGGTCCGGGCCGGCGGAGAGCTGGTTGATCAGCAGGTCGGTGCCGATCTGGGCGTCGGTCAGCCGGATGCCGCGCTCGAACCGGCACCGCGGCAGGTGCAGGTCGCCCTCCGTGTGGAGCCGGGCCGCGTCCAGCCTCGGCACCGCGCAGCCCGCCAGCCGCAGCGTCGTGAAGTGGCACTCGGGCAGCACCACCTCCTGCTCGAAGCGGCAGCCCGTCAGCTCGACGTACGGCGAGACCCGGCCGCCCGCCAGGTCGAGCTTCCCCGTGATGCGCACGCCGCGGAGCTTCAGGGCGGCCACCCGCCCCGGCCGGGCGGGCGGCCCGCTCAGCAGCAGCCGCGCCACCGTCCGGGCGCCGACACTGCGCTCGGGCCCCCAGACGTGCGGCGCGAACGGATCGTCGCGCACCGGATCGTGGGAGCGCAGATCATAGGTCGTGCCGTTCCGGAAGGACTGCCACATACCGAGCTCCGCTGCGCTGAGCCCGTCCGGAATCTCGCCGTCGTGCGGCTCGGTCACTGCCGTTACCTCCGCCTGCGCGGATCGTCCGCGCTTCGTACAACCGTTCTTCCCACTGTGTGACGACGTGAACGCTAATAGTCAGCAGTGACAGCCGGGGCATGTATCAGCCAGTGATACGGGCGACCGGACGCCTGAACCGGTCTGAGAGAATTGCGGTGTGATCTCTCGAATCGATCTGCGCGGCACCGCCCTCCCCGAGGGCGGCGCCCTGCGCGACCTGCTGCCCCGTGCCGAGTTCGACGTGGAAGCCGCCCTGGAGACGGTGCGGCCGATCTGCGAGGACGTACGCCATCGTGGCTCCGTGGCAGTGATCGACTGGGGAGAGAAACTCGACGGCGTGCGCCTCGGCTCGATCCGGGTCCCCGCCGACGCGATCACCGGGGCGCTGGAGCAGCTCGACCCCGCCGTGCGGGCGGCGCTCGAGGAGTCCGTCCGCCGCGCCCGCCTCGTCCACCGCGAGCAGCGCCGCACCACGCACACCACCCAGGTCGTCCCCGGCGGCACGGTCACCGAGAAGTGGGTGCCCGTCGAGCGCGTCGGGCTGTACGTCCCCGGCGGACGCTCGGTCTACCCCTCGTCCGTCGTGATGAACGTCGTTCCCGCCCAGGAGGCCGGTGTCGAGGGCATCGCCGTCGCGTCCCCGCCGCAGAAGGAGTTCGGCGGCCTGCCGCACCCCACGATCCTCGCCGCCTGCGCCCTGCTCGGCGTCGACGAGGTGTACGCCGCCGGCGGCGCCCAGGCCGTCGCGATGTTCGCGTACGGCACCGAGGACTGCCTGCCCGTGAATCTCGTCACGGGCCCCGGCAACATCTACGTCGCCGCCGCCAAGCGCCTCCTCAAGGGCCGCATCGGCATCGACGCCGAGGCCGGCCCCACCGAGATCGCGATCCTCGCCGACGCGAGCGCCGACCCGGTGCACGTGGCCGCCGACCTGATCAGCCAGGCGGAGCACGACCCGATGGCCGCCGCCGTCCTCGTCACCGACTCCGAGGAGCTCGCCGCCGCCACCGAGGCCGAGCTGACGCCCCAGGTCGCCGCGACCAAGCACATCACGGACCGGATCGAGCCCGCGCTGGCCGGCCGCCAGTCCGCGATCGTCATGGTCGACGACCTGGAGGACGGCCTCAAGGTCGTCGACGCGTACGCCGCCGAGCACCTGGAGATCCAGACGGAGAACGCCGCCGCCGTCGCCGACCGGGTCCGCAACGCCGGTGCGATCTTCGTCGGCCCGTGGTCGCCCGTCTCCCTCGGTGACTACTGCGCCGGCTCCAACCACGTCCTGCCCACCGGCGGCTGCGCCTGCCACTCCTCGGGCCTCTCCGTGCAGTCCTTCCTGCGCGGCATCCACATCGTCGACTACACCCGCGACGCCCTCGCCGAGGTCACCCACCACGTGGTGACCCTCGCCGAGGCGGAGGACCTCCCCGCCCACGGCGCCGCGCTCAAGGCCAGGTTCGGCTGGAAGGTTCCGCAAGCGTGAGAGACGACACCAACGCCTGGGACGCGCTCCCGATCCGCGACGAGCTGCGCGGCCAGTCCCCGTACGGGGCGCCCCAGCTCGACGTGCCGGTCCGGCTGAACACCAACGAGAACCCGTACCCGCTGCCCGACGCGCTCGTCGACCGCATCGCCGAGCGGGTCCGCGAGGCCGCCCGCGACCTCAACCGCTACCCCGACCGTGACGCCGTGGAGCTCCGCACCGAGCTCGCCCGCTACCTCACCCGCACCGCCGGGCACGAGGTGGCCGCGGCCAACGTGTGGGCGGCCAACGGATCCAACGAGGTCCTCCAGCAGCTGCTGCAGACCTTCGGCGGCCCCGGGCGCACCGCGATCGGCTTCGAGCCCTCGTACTCCATGCACGCCCTCATCGCCCGCGGTACCGGCACCGGCTGGATCTCCGGGCCGCGCAACGAGGACTTCACCATCGACGTGGAGGCCGCGAAGAAGGCCATCGCCGAGCACCGGCCCGAGGTCGTCTTCATCACCTCGCCCAACAATCCCACCGGCACCGCCGTGGACGCGGACACCGTCGTGGAGCTGTACGACGCCGCGCAGGCCGCCCGGCCGTCGATGGTCGTCGTCGACGAGGCGTACGGCGAGTTCAGCCACCACCCCTCGCTGCTCCCGCTGATCGAGGGCCGCCGCCACCTGGTGCTCTCACGCACCATGTCCAAGGCGTTCGGTGCCGCCGGTCTGCGCCTGGGCTACCTCGCCGCCGACCCCGCCGTCGTCGACGCGGTCCAGCTGGTGCGGCTGCCCTACCACCTGTCCTCCGTCACGCAGGCCACCGCGCTCGCCGCCCTCGAGCACACGGATACGCTGCTCGGGTACGTCGCGCAGCTCAAGGGCGAGCGCGACCGGCTGGTCGACGGGCTGCGGGAGCTCGGCTTCGACGTCACCGACTCGGACGCCAACTTCGTGCAGTTCGGCCGCTTCGCCGACAGCCACACCGCCTGGCGGCAGATCCTCGACCGCGGCGTCCTGGTCCGGGACAACGGCGTGCCGGGGTGGCTGCGGGTCTCCGCGGGGACCCCGGAAGAGAACGACGCGTTCCTCGATGCGGTGCGCGAACTGAAGAAGGAGCACGACGCATGAGCCGCGTAGGCAGGGTGGAGCGGACCACCAAGGAGACCTCCGTACTCGTCGAGATCAACCTCGACGGGACCGGCAAGGTCGATGTCGCGACCGGGGTCGGCTTCTACGACCACATGCTCGACCAGCTCGGCCGCCACGGACTCTTCGACCTCACGGTCAAGACCGAGGGCGACCTGCACATCGACTCGCACCACACCATCGAGGACACCGCCCTCGCCCTCGGCGCCGCCTTCAGGCAGGCACTCGGCGACAAGGTCGGCATCTACCGCTTCGGCAACTGCACCGTCCCGCTGGACGAGTCGCTCGCCCAGGTCACCGTCGACCTCTCCGGCCGGCCCTACCTGGTGCACA from Streptomyces sp. B1I3 includes:
- a CDS encoding histidinol-phosphate transaminase, with amino-acid sequence MRDDTNAWDALPIRDELRGQSPYGAPQLDVPVRLNTNENPYPLPDALVDRIAERVREAARDLNRYPDRDAVELRTELARYLTRTAGHEVAAANVWAANGSNEVLQQLLQTFGGPGRTAIGFEPSYSMHALIARGTGTGWISGPRNEDFTIDVEAAKKAIAEHRPEVVFITSPNNPTGTAVDADTVVELYDAAQAARPSMVVVDEAYGEFSHHPSLLPLIEGRRHLVLSRTMSKAFGAAGLRLGYLAADPAVVDAVQLVRLPYHLSSVTQATALAALEHTDTLLGYVAQLKGERDRLVDGLRELGFDVTDSDANFVQFGRFADSHTAWRQILDRGVLVRDNGVPGWLRVSAGTPEENDAFLDAVRELKKEHDA
- a CDS encoding ABC transporter permease; the protein is MTSIVPVEPAEKVAGPQARTAPAPAGRPFRTTPAPLAPRAGLLPALAAVYRAQLSRARVARIPLLFVATFQSVGIMVLMRGVVDGGAEARAVVAGSSVLVVAFVALNMLAQYFGQLRAGGGLDHYATLPVPAAAVVLGAAGAYASFTVPGTVVTAVAGSVLFGLPLTHLWVLVAVIPLAGAALSGLGAALGLLAPRQELATLLGQLGMSAALLLGVLPAERLPEPVGWARDLLPSTYGVEALARSFDAHPDWAVVVLDLAVCAVVGVASLAVATWAYRRAAVR
- a CDS encoding oxidoreductase, with the protein product MTEPHDGEIPDGLSAAELGMWQSFRNGTTYDLRSHDPVRDDPFAPHVWGPERSVGARTVARLLLSGPPARPGRVAALKLRGVRITGKLDLAGGRVSPYVELTGCRFEQEVVLPECHFTTLRLAGCAVPRLDAARLHTEGDLHLPRCRFERGIRLTDAQIGTDLLINQLSAGPDRRGRAFVGDGMCVAQDLQAEMIDTRGELSLRGAKVGGSLSLRGSRLRATDGRRALNAPQLSVERTLYMTEAWVSIDTGNQGTTPPYGIAHGAGPAPGTRAQVFECRGAVRLDDGRFGDAVDLHKARFVLVGQEELSLRRIVTPELRFNAERPLEGRVVLNGAKVVTLIDVSTSWPGPGGLAMGGFVYENLVPYGHFPLSRRLEWVLAATPEYVPEPYERLATVLRNCGEDADAREVLLAKQRRRRETLPPAGRIWGYLQDWTVAYGYRPGRALVWMAVLWAAGAVAFSQHHPASIKQEEYPQWNAALYALDLLVPVINLGQDGYWRMEGGWQWAAAALVMLGWILATTVAAGASRLLRRG
- the hisB gene encoding imidazoleglycerol-phosphate dehydratase HisB, with amino-acid sequence MSRVGRVERTTKETSVLVEINLDGTGKVDVATGVGFYDHMLDQLGRHGLFDLTVKTEGDLHIDSHHTIEDTALALGAAFRQALGDKVGIYRFGNCTVPLDESLAQVTVDLSGRPYLVHTEPEKMAPMIGEYDTTMTRHILESFVAQAQIALHVHVPYGRNAHHIVECQFKALARALRYASEHDPRAAGILPSTKGAL
- the ybaK gene encoding Cys-tRNA(Pro) deacylase — its product is MAKKTKKQQSGGTPATVALTAAGTAFTVHSYDHDPSSPSYGEEAAEALGTAPERVFKTLVADVDGELVVAVVPVAGSLDLKALASAVGGKRAAMADPAAAERTTGYVRGGISPLGQRKRLRTVLDASADAHLTICVSAGRRGLEVELAPGDLAALTAAVLAPIGRA
- the hisD gene encoding histidinol dehydrogenase encodes the protein MISRIDLRGTALPEGGALRDLLPRAEFDVEAALETVRPICEDVRHRGSVAVIDWGEKLDGVRLGSIRVPADAITGALEQLDPAVRAALEESVRRARLVHREQRRTTHTTQVVPGGTVTEKWVPVERVGLYVPGGRSVYPSSVVMNVVPAQEAGVEGIAVASPPQKEFGGLPHPTILAACALLGVDEVYAAGGAQAVAMFAYGTEDCLPVNLVTGPGNIYVAAAKRLLKGRIGIDAEAGPTEIAILADASADPVHVAADLISQAEHDPMAAAVLVTDSEELAAATEAELTPQVAATKHITDRIEPALAGRQSAIVMVDDLEDGLKVVDAYAAEHLEIQTENAAAVADRVRNAGAIFVGPWSPVSLGDYCAGSNHVLPTGGCACHSSGLSVQSFLRGIHIVDYTRDALAEVTHHVVTLAEAEDLPAHGAALKARFGWKVPQA
- a CDS encoding ABC transporter ATP-binding protein, which gives rise to MCAVRDLVRTYPAVRGRRGRVATPEVRATDGISLDVRRGEIFGLLGPNGAGKSTLVRQLTGLMRPDSGSVEVLGHDLVRHPERASRLIGYLGQESTALDELTVSLAAETTGRLRGLALREARAARDAVLEELGLTEIAGRPLKKLSGGQRRLACFAATLVGERPVLVLDEPTTGMDPVARRAVWSAVDRRRAEHGVTVLLVTHNVIEAETVLDRVAVMERGKVIACDTPGGLKEQVAGEVRVELVWRERAPLDVPEVAALRASAQESGRRWVLRLGPDEARAAVAAVTGGAAFSSLDDFTLATPSLEDVYLALGGDAVRATEGLVKA
- a CDS encoding LON peptidase substrate-binding domain-containing protein, with product MTTARLPLFPLNAVLFPGLVLPLNVFEERYRAMMRGLLEIDEDEPRRFVVVAIRDGREIAPTATGMPDAVAAAGPVERAPADGFGPDPIQTFHRVGCVADAAKIRERADGSFEVLATGTTRVRLLSVDASGPYLVAEVEELPEDPDGEGDDTPPGSDEAGALAEGVLRAFRSYQKRLAGADERSLTTGADLPDDPSVVSYLVAAAAVLDVPTKQRLLQAPDTATRLREELTLLRKETAVIRHLPSLPALDLTRAPTHPN
- a CDS encoding ABC transporter permease encodes the protein MTAPLTPPHQPEPHNPWQAPPSGSHAVPAGKDPADAPALRRELLQGTVITVLLTAAGLALGLLWLGLAPRVPLISDDTAVFLKNSEGEEAIGADGTFVLLALAFGLVSAAAVFFFRRRGGIPLVVGLALGGLLGSLLAWGIGTWFGPTSDVVAHAKEVGKGVTFDAPLKLHAVGAAMLAWPVAAMLVHLGLTAAFGPRDPEPEWGVPYGAGYGGGVGAGDAEAAFGPAHGSAPAEPGGGAGGAGAEPGPGAEGGAEGPGRR